In uncultured Campylobacter sp., a genomic segment contains:
- a CDS encoding SMI1/KNR4 family protein, with the protein MENLLLKQLREALPQGMRVPSEIEALYTWIEANGFASDEDGRRRGYLYPQDRLKQSWGEDEREGGTDISFFAGEPESSDLGLSYWFYGKERELDAEIKNRLCVFASSGKDGSMCALWMDDAGETKIVHMGSGSGSTMTCVLTRNGLDFLRLLAIGYDEICWGEAFSSPPNSNEDELFVHPNEPFRRWVRERFKTTIPQTALEVATPADMDDDEPRDEFLIWIRSLWE; encoded by the coding sequence ATGGAAAATTTATTACTAAAGCAGCTACGCGAGGCGTTGCCGCAGGGTATGCGAGTACCAAGCGAGATCGAGGCGCTTTATACGTGGATAGAGGCAAACGGTTTTGCGAGCGACGAGGATGGGCGCAGGCGCGGCTATCTATACCCGCAGGATCGGCTGAAGCAGAGCTGGGGTGAGGATGAGCGCGAGGGCGGCACGGATATCTCGTTTTTCGCCGGCGAGCCGGAGAGTAGTGATCTGGGGCTTAGCTACTGGTTTTACGGCAAAGAGCGCGAGCTAGACGCAGAGATAAAAAATAGGCTTTGCGTATTTGCAAGTAGCGGCAAAGACGGCTCGATGTGCGCGCTATGGATGGATGATGCGGGCGAAACCAAGATAGTACACATGGGTTCCGGTTCGGGTTCGACGATGACTTGCGTTTTGACTCGTAACGGGCTTGATTTTTTACGGTTGCTTGCGATAGGATACGACGAGATATGCTGGGGCGAGGCTTTTAGCTCGCCGCCAAATAGCAACGAAGACGAGCTTTTCGTACATCCAAACGAGCCGTTTAGGCGGTGGGTGCGGGAGCGCTTTAAAACGACGATCCCGCAAACGGCGCTTGAGGTCGCGACGCCTGCAGATATGGACGACGACGAACCTAGGGACGAATTTTTGATCTGGATAAGGAGCCTTTGGGAGTAA
- a CDS encoding DIP1984 family protein: protein MKLAEALILRADIQKRIEQLKSRLADNAKVQEGEKPSEEPKALLAELDALTSELERLIVRINLTNCTAKADGKSLTELIAKRDVLTLKAGALRAFAQAAAQKVEIYSRSEIKILSTVDVAALQKQVDELAKQIRQLDTTLQGANWQTDLIES, encoded by the coding sequence ATGAAACTAGCCGAGGCGCTGATATTGCGCGCCGACATACAAAAACGTATCGAGCAGTTAAAATCAAGGCTTGCGGATAACGCAAAGGTGCAAGAGGGAGAAAAGCCTAGCGAAGAGCCAAAGGCGCTGCTAGCCGAGCTGGACGCGCTCACAAGCGAGCTTGAGCGATTAATCGTTCGGATAAATTTAACCAACTGCACCGCAAAGGCGGACGGCAAAAGCCTAACCGAGCTGATCGCCAAGCGCGACGTACTCACGCTAAAAGCGGGCGCATTACGGGCTTTTGCGCAAGCTGCCGCTCAAAAGGTGGAAATTTATTCGCGCAGCGAGATTAAAATTTTAAGCACGGTGGACGTCGCGGCGCTGCAAAAGCAGGTGGATGAGCTAGCTAAACAGATCAGGCAACTCGACACGACGCTGCAAGGAGCAAACTGGCAGACCGATCTGATCGAAAGCTAA
- a CDS encoding DUF799 family lipoprotein, translated as MKNKIKSALLGAFAVLFLGACAGSQPEVYDYSAFLHTKPRSIVVMMPTSDSAEIKASAAVLANALYPLSEAGYYVFSPALVNETFKNNGIYDAGEIAQISTYKLKQIFGADAALYLNVADYGTSYMLLNSVTRVSVAATLVDLNTGAVLWQKSAAAANDSGGGGGDLIGMLVSALVKQIADSISDASFDLSARADAILFSTDCRDCLLYGPYSPHYGRDRQLGGGK; from the coding sequence ATGAAAAATAAAATAAAATCGGCGCTTCTTGGCGCGTTTGCGGTGCTGTTTCTTGGAGCGTGCGCAGGCTCGCAGCCCGAGGTTTACGACTATTCGGCGTTTTTACACACCAAGCCTCGCTCGATCGTCGTCATGATGCCCACCAGCGACTCAGCCGAGATAAAGGCCTCCGCAGCGGTGCTGGCAAACGCGCTCTATCCGCTTAGCGAGGCGGGGTATTACGTATTTTCGCCCGCGCTCGTAAACGAGACCTTTAAAAACAACGGCATCTACGACGCAGGCGAGATCGCGCAGATCTCTACGTACAAGCTAAAGCAGATATTCGGCGCCGATGCCGCGCTCTACCTCAACGTCGCAGACTACGGCACCTCGTATATGCTCCTTAATAGCGTCACGCGCGTGAGCGTAGCAGCGACTCTAGTGGATCTAAACACGGGCGCCGTACTCTGGCAAAAAAGCGCCGCGGCGGCAAACGACTCGGGCGGAGGCGGGGGCGATCTCATCGGCATGCTAGTCTCCGCGCTAGTTAAACAGATCGCAGACTCAATCTCGGACGCTAGCTTTGACCTCTCGGCGCGCGCGGACGCGATTTTGTTTAGCACCGACTGCCGCGACTGCTTGCTTTATGGCCCGTATTCGCCGCATTACGGCCGGGATAGGCAGCTTGGCGGCGGCAAATAA